DNA from Bacteroidales bacterium:
AGATGTTCCAAAGAAACTGTTAATGCTAAAAACTCACCTAATGAATCCCATCTTAAATGACCTTCTTTAACAAATTGTTGAACGTGTTTTGGAGCAGATCCTCCGGCACCGGTTTCAAATAACCCACCACCATTTAACAAAGGAACTATCGACAACATTTTTGCAGAAGTTCCTAATTCTAAAATTGGAAATAAGTCGGTTAAATAATCTCTTAATGCATTTCCTGTAACCGAGATAGTATCTAAACCCGCTTTTACACGTGGAAGAGTATATTTCATAGCGTCAACAGGTGACATTATTTGAATATCCAAGCCACTAATGTCATGATCTTTTAAATAAGTATTTACTTTTTGAATCATTACTGCATCATGAGCTCTATTTTTATCTAACCAGAAAATTGCCGGAGAACCCGTTGCTCTGGCTCTGCTAACAGCAAGTTTTACCCAATCTCTGATAGGTAAATCTTTAGCTTGGCATCCTCTATAAATATCTCCCTCTTCAACTTGATGACTTAATAAAACATTACCATCTTCATCAACTATCTGAATAGTTCCGTCAGCAGGAGATTTGAATGTTTTATCGTGAGAGCCGTATTCTTCGGCTTTTTGAGCCATTAGTCCAACATTAGAAACATTTCCCATTGTTGCAGGATCGAAAGCACCGTTCTTTTTGCAAAAGTCAATTGCTTCTTGATACCACTCAGAATAACATCTATCAGGAATAACCGCTTTGGTATCTTGAAGTTCTCCTTTGGCATTCCACATACCACCGGAATCACGTACTACATTTGGCATTGAAGCATCAATAATAATATCATTACTTGCATGAAGATTAGTAATTCCTTTATCAGAATCGACCATTGCAATTGCAGGTCTTGACTTATAAACAGCTTGTATATCGGCTTCAATTTCAGCTTTTTTATCAGCGGGTAAGCTTTCTATTCTTTTATATAAATCTCCTAAACCAAGATCAGGATTAATGTCTAATTTCTTAAATAAATCTGCGTGTTTCTCAAAAACATCCTTAAAGAAAACAGCAACAAAATGCCCGAAAATAATTGGGTCAGAAACTTTCATCATTGTTGCTTTTAAATGTACTGAGAATAAAGTATCATTTTTCTTAGCATCTTCAATTTCTTCAGCAATAAATTTACGTAAAGCTTTAACACTCATATATGTTGCATCGAGAACCTCATCTTTTAAAACATGAAGTTTTTCTTTAAGAACAGTTTTATTTTTAGACTTATCGATAAATTCAAATCTAACATCTTGTTCTTTTTCTATTACAATGGATTTTTCATTTCCATAAAAATCACCATCATTCATATGTGCAACATGAGTTTTAGAATCGGAAGACCAAGCCCCCAACTTCTTAGGATTTCTCTTTGCATTTGCCTTTACTGAAGGTGCAACTCTACGATCAGAATTACCTTGACGTAAAACAGGATTTACAGCAGAACCCAAACATTTTGCATATTTGGCATTCAAAAGTTTATCTTCCTCTGTTTCGGGATATTCAGGATAATCAGGAAGTTTATATCCTTTATCTTGCAATTCTTTAATAGCAGCTTTAAGCTGAGGAATTGATGCACTGATATTTGGTAGCTTAATAATATTAGCCTCTTTTCTTTCTACTAATTCACCCAAATAAGCTAATTCATCTACTCGCTGTTGTTCTTCGGTTAAATATTCGGGAAAAGTCGAGATTATTCTTGATGATAGTGAGATATCTTTTGTTTCAACAACAATACCTGCTGCATTTGTAAACGCATTTACAATAGGTAATAAAGAATAGGTAGCCAAAGCAGGAGCTTCGTCTATTTTCGTCCAGATTATTTTTGATTTTTCTTGTACCATAATTTGTTTTATTATAAACTTTTAGTTTTTGTATTTTATTTTGGTTTTTTATCGTTTATTCGTCAGCTATAAGCATACTTTTGTACTTTCTGCAGCACTTCTTTACACTTAAAAAACAGAGCAAATTTAAGGAGAATTCGGCTTAGAATCCGAATAAATTACGGTTCTAAATAAAATAAATATTTCCAAATAAGAGACGAAAACATACTCTACAATTTTCGTGATCTATTTTAATATTAGGATCAAATATTGTAAGTACTCTATTCCTTTTATGTTAGCCTATTTGGAAATTATGGGATGTAAAAGCAACACTCCTGCTTTGTTGTCAAGAAAAATTTATATATACCAGTCTTTCAGGCTTATAAAAAACTGAATATCCATAGAAACAAAATGAATCAGTGCCTAACCCACAGGTTTTGGTCTTGATCCAAAATTTCGTTATGGCACACTTAAAACAAAAAAAACCGTTGAAAAATTTCAACGGTTTAGTGCGGATGAAGGGACTCGAACCCCCACGCCTCTCGGCACTAGATCCTAAGTCTAGCGCGGCTACCAATTACGCCACATCCGCAATTGTTTTTAAGCGCTGCAAAGATACAAACATTTTAATACGACCAAAACGTTTTTTTAATTTCCGGTAAAAAAAACTAAGAATATTATAATTGCTTGGTCTAGAAACCAATCAATAATCCTAATCCACCGGCAATTAAACCCACTGCTACATTAATAGCCTTCATGACCAAAAAACTTTTACGTGATTCGGCAAGCAAGGGTAATGCTCCATGTCCATCCTGAACAATAGAACTAGCAAGTAATATGCTAAAGGGAATCATCCCTTGAAAAAAGAGGATAATAAATATAAAATGAGGTCCGGATTCAGGAATTATGCCGATAACTACAGCTAATATCAATATCAACCACAAATTATCTGTTATCCAATCTTTTACATCGTAAAACTGATCGAGCATGCCTACAAGCAATAGAGCGGAAAATGTCCACAACAATACTTTCAAAAAGTGCTTTTTAATTACATGTCCCCAGAGATGATCTTCTAAAAAGTGGTCGCTCGACAATAAAAATATAGCCAAAGCACTAACAGAAATAAGTATAAAAGTAGCTTTTATCCAATTAAAATGATGATGTGCCGTATCTGCAATGTCTTTATGAATTTGTCCATCAACTATACTAAAACTAACTTGTTCATGACCCATTACACCCGACAGTAAAGCAAAAAGGAATAATATTATTCCGCCAATCAATAATGCTCGTGTAAAAGTAATATTTCGTATATTTTCCAGTATACTTCTTGGTTTTAGAACTGCAGAATCTACTTCGTGTTCGTGAATAACCAAATGTCCGGGAGGCACACAAAAGAAATCAAATCGCTTACCAAAAACCGTTAAAAGCCATCCAACCAATATTGCAATTATAAAAATAATCCCATTAAGCCAAAGAGCAGCTTCCGGAATAATAGAGAACATAACAAAGGCTTCATCTCCTGATGTGGCAATCATTACGGTTACGAGAGCAGCAAATTTCACAATTCCGTGAGCATATAAAGAAACAACGGTATAAGCTCCTAAACATCCGGGAATTACTCCCATAAAAGCAGCAAATACTAATTGTAAAAAAGGTGAATCTTTTAAGTGCTTAGCCCAGTTACCACGTGATTTAACATTTAAAAATTCGATTATCAGCATCATTACCAGAACAAAGCTGGTAATCATAATCGACTGTTTAATGATGGGGACTAAAATAGCAAGAAATGTTTCCATAATGCAAAACTAAACTAAAATTCATATCTAATACAAATACATATTTAAAATACCAAAAAATAGCTATATTTTCAAATATTTTAACAGCTATAACATAAAACGCCAAACCAAATAAAACACGCTAAACAAACTCAGAAAAACCATTCCTATCCACGCATAAACCAATAACCATTTTTTAGGTTTTAAATCTTCCGGAAAATGCGAATGGGTAACAGCTTTATAATTTAAAATTGCTAAAACCGGTGCTGCAACAAAAGAAATAGTGGTCGCCATATCTATAATAAAACGCATAGATTGACCAAAATAAATCAGCAATGCCAATGTTCCAAAAATAGTAATCAACATCCAAGTCGTATAAGGAAGCATACTCTTTTTGTTTTTCATTTTCAGAGCAGGAAACAACAATTCTGTTGTAGGCTGCATCACTCTTGGATAAGCATCAAGAACAGTAACCGTTGTAGAAAACATAGTTGTTAAAGCTGCAATAGCAATAAGCCAATATGCCCAATTACCCAAAGATGTTGTATACATATTGATAAGCTGTCCGGCAAATTCTACACCATTAGCCGAAAGCTCTTTTCCCGAACCATACATAACAAAAGCGCCTAAAGATACAAATCCCATAGCAAGAAAAGCAGTACCTATATAGCCAAAATTAAAATCAAACAAAGACTCTTTTAAAGTGGGTTTATGTCCGCTAAGTTCAAACTTAGCAACTGTCCAGCTTGAATGCCAAGTTGAAATATCAATGGGTCCCGGCATCCAACCCACTAAAGCAATTAAAAAAGCTAAATCTGTTGCATTACTCCAATCAAAACTTGGGGCATCAACAGTTTTAAGATCAAATGCGGCTATTACTGCTATTAAAGTAGAAACGGTAAGAGTTATAATAATTATCTTGATTATTTTATCGAGAGCTGAAAATTTTCCGCTTAATAAAACAAACATGGTAAAAAATAGTATTATAGCAGTTAAGCTATTAGCACTAAGTGTAATACCAAAAATATTCCCCAACAAAGCCGCTGTAACTACGGTAACGGCTGCCTGCAATGCAAACATAGTGCTTACGGTTAACAGAGCAAATATTCCAAGAGCCCATTTACCTGTTTTATAATAGCCGTGCACTAAGGATTTCCCTGTTGCAGTTGCATAGCGAGGAGCAAATTCGAAAAACGGATACTTTATAACATTAGCAGCAATTACCACCCAAATCAATTCAAAACCATAACTGGCTCCTGCTCTTGTAGATTGCACCAAATGAGAAACTCCCACAGCAGCTCCGGCATACAACAATCCCGGACCGAGAGTCTTCAACAAAACTTTTATGTTCATTATTGATTAATTTAAATTGGTATCACTTAGAATTCCAGTTCTAAATTCAAATTATCTTTTAATTTTTTCAAGTTAGGATTTTTCTCCACCATAGCCTTATATCTTTCGGCAGGCTGAATTATTCTCACACTATTTCCGTTTTCAATAATTTTAATATCAGACTTTAATTTATAATTATTTAAACGAACTCTAAGCAGTTTCATCAATTCAAACTTTTTCTCATCTAAAACACTTTTTTGAGCATCGTTATGAACTCGTAATTCAATTATA
Protein-coding regions in this window:
- a CDS encoding arsenic efflux protein, producing METFLAILVPIIKQSIMITSFVLVMMLIIEFLNVKSRGNWAKHLKDSPFLQLVFAAFMGVIPGCLGAYTVVSLYAHGIVKFAALVTVMIATSGDEAFVMFSIIPEAALWLNGIIFIIAILVGWLLTVFGKRFDFFCVPPGHLVIHEHEVDSAVLKPRSILENIRNITFTRALLIGGIILFLFALLSGVMGHEQVSFSIVDGQIHKDIADTAHHHFNWIKATFILISVSALAIFLLSSDHFLEDHLWGHVIKKHFLKVLLWTFSALLLVGMLDQFYDVKDWITDNLWLILILAVVIGIIPESGPHFIFIILFFQGMIPFSILLASSIVQDGHGALPLLAESRKSFLVMKAINVAVGLIAGGLGLLIGF
- a CDS encoding NADP-dependent isocitrate dehydrogenase, giving the protein MVQEKSKIIWTKIDEAPALATYSLLPIVNAFTNAAGIVVETKDISLSSRIISTFPEYLTEEQQRVDELAYLGELVERKEANIIKLPNISASIPQLKAAIKELQDKGYKLPDYPEYPETEEDKLLNAKYAKCLGSAVNPVLRQGNSDRRVAPSVKANAKRNPKKLGAWSSDSKTHVAHMNDGDFYGNEKSIVIEKEQDVRFEFIDKSKNKTVLKEKLHVLKDEVLDATYMSVKALRKFIAEEIEDAKKNDTLFSVHLKATMMKVSDPIIFGHFVAVFFKDVFEKHADLFKKLDINPDLGLGDLYKRIESLPADKKAEIEADIQAVYKSRPAIAMVDSDKGITNLHASNDIIIDASMPNVVRDSGGMWNAKGELQDTKAVIPDRCYSEWYQEAIDFCKKNGAFDPATMGNVSNVGLMAQKAEEYGSHDKTFKSPADGTIQIVDEDGNVLLSHQVEEGDIYRGCQAKDLPIRDWVKLAVSRARATGSPAIFWLDKNRAHDAVMIQKVNTYLKDHDISGLDIQIMSPVDAMKYTLPRVKAGLDTISVTGNALRDYLTDLFPILELGTSAKMLSIVPLLNGGGLFETGAGGSAPKHVQQFVKEGHLRWDSLGEFLALTVSLEHLANVTDNERAMLLSKTLDKAVSKYLENRKSPSRKAGELDNRGTHFYLAMYWAETLAEQTEDVELQSKFKEVAKQLQDNETKILAEIAAAEGKATNIGGYFEPDADLVAKAMRPSTSLNTIIDNI
- a CDS encoding Nramp family divalent metal transporter; this translates as MNIKVLLKTLGPGLLYAGAAVGVSHLVQSTRAGASYGFELIWVVIAANVIKYPFFEFAPRYATATGKSLVHGYYKTGKWALGIFALLTVSTMFALQAAVTVVTAALLGNIFGITLSANSLTAIILFFTMFVLLSGKFSALDKIIKIIIITLTVSTLIAVIAAFDLKTVDAPSFDWSNATDLAFLIALVGWMPGPIDISTWHSSWTVAKFELSGHKPTLKESLFDFNFGYIGTAFLAMGFVSLGAFVMYGSGKELSANGVEFAGQLINMYTTSLGNWAYWLIAIAALTTMFSTTVTVLDAYPRVMQPTTELLFPALKMKNKKSMLPYTTWMLITIFGTLALLIYFGQSMRFIIDMATTISFVAAPVLAILNYKAVTHSHFPEDLKPKKWLLVYAWIGMVFLSLFSVFYLVWRFML